A section of the Malus sylvestris chromosome 17, drMalSylv7.2, whole genome shotgun sequence genome encodes:
- the LOC126611160 gene encoding aspartyl protease family protein 2-like, protein MAVRGSILVVLLVIFSSTLAAIAGLHSHDNHNPNASTLAGIQLPEHMSFNAVSSSSSHTGCSLSSSKRTNQSDSAMEDADDSDDDEAAPELNPHKQTMKLHLRHRSQNKQSERKNSVIESTVRDLIRIQTLHTRIVEKKNQNTISRLQKDKKPKPYQTNPVVAPAASPESYTNELSGQLQATLKSGVSLGSGEYFMDVFIGTPPKHFSLILDTGSDLNWVQCAPCYDCFEQQGPHYDPKDSTSFLDISCKDPRCQLISSPDPPQPCKSENQTCPYFYWYGDSSNTTGDFSLETFTVNLTSPNKAEFKRAENVMFGCGHWNRGLFHGAAGLLGLGRGPLSFASQLQSLYGHSFSYCLVDRNSDANVSSKLIFGEDKNLLSHPKLSYTSLVGGKENPADTFYYVEIKSVMVGGEAVDIPAETWKLSPKGAGGTIIDSGTTLSYFADPAYQIIKEAFEKKVKGYPVVKDFPILEPCYNVSGVEKIELPEFAIVFADGAVWDFPVENYFIQIEPQEMVCLAVLGTPKSGLSIIGNYQQQNFHILYDTKKSRLGYAPMKCADV, encoded by the coding sequence ATGGCTGTTAGGGGTTCAATCCTAGTGGTTCTCCTTGTAATCTTCTCCTCCACTTTAGCAGCGATTGCCGGACTCCACAGCCACGACAATCACAACCCAAATGCCTCCACTCTCGCCGGCATACAGCTGCCGGAGCACATGAGCTTCAACGCcgtctcctcctcctcatcccaCACTGGCTGCAGCCTCAGCAGCTCTAAAAGAACAAACCAATCAGATTCAGCCATGGAAGATGCTGACGACTCTGACGACGACGAAGCCGCACCCGAATTGAACCCTCATAAACAAACTATGAAGCTCCATCTACGGCACAGATCACAGAACAAACAATCCGAAAGAAAAAACTCCGTGATCGAGTCCACAGTCCGAGACTTGATCAGAATTCAAACCCTCCACACAAGAATCGTAGAGAAAAAGAACCAGAACACAATTTCAAGGCTGCAGAAAGACAAGAAGCCGAAACCCTACCAAACAAATCCGGTTGTAGCCCCTGCCGCCTCGCCGGAGTCTTACACCAACGAGCTTTCAGGGCAACTTCAGGCCACGTTGAAGTCTGGTGTCAGCCTCGGCTCCGGCGAGTACTTCATGGATGTTTTCATCGGTACACCCCCTAAACACTTCTCTTTAATTCTCGACACTGGCAGTGACCTTAACTGGGTCCAATGTGCGCCGTGCTACGACTGCTTCGAGCAGCAGGGCCCGCATTACGACCCGAAAGACTCAACTTCTTTTCTTGACATTAGCTGCAAGGATCCGCGGTGTCAATTGATTTCGTCCCCGGATCCTCCGCAGCCCTGCAAGTCCGAAAATCAAACGTGCCCGTATTTCTACTGGTACGGAGACAGCTCCAACACTACCGGCGATTTCTCCCTCGAAACCTTTACCGTGAACCTCACGTCACCGAACAAGGCAGAGTTCAAGAGGGCGGAGAATGTGATGTTCGGATGCGGACATTGGAACAGAGGACTATTTCATGGGGCTGCAGGGTTGCTAGGGCTTGGCAGAGGCCCTCTTTCCTTTGCATCTCAGCTCCAATCGCTGTACGGACATTCGTTTTCCTACTGCCTTGTGGATCGAAACAGCGACGCGAATGTCAGCAGCAAGTTGATTTTCGGGGAGGACAAGAACCTCCTGAGCCACCCGAAATTGAGCTACACTTCCTTGGTGGGAGGGAAAGAAAACCCTGCTGATACATTCTACTATGTGGAGATAAAATCAGTCATGGTCGGCGGAGAAGCGGTGGACATACCGGCTGAGACTTGGAAATTGTCGCCGAAGGGTGCCGGCGGGACAATCATTGATTCCGGCACCACGTTGAGTTACTTTGCCGATCCTGCTTACCAAATTATCAAGGAGGCATTTGAGAAAAAGGTTAAAGGGTATCCAGTTGTGAAGGACTTTCCAATTTTGGAACCTTGTTACAATGTGTCAGGTGTCGAGAAAATAGAGCTGCCGGAGTTCGCAATTGTGTTTGCGGATGGAGCTGTGTGGGATTTCCCAGTAGAGAACTACTTCATCCAGATCGAACCACAGGAAATGGTCTGCCTGGCGGTGTTGGGGACTCCGAAATCCGGCCTTTCAATCATCGGAAACTATCAGCAGCAGAATTTTCATATCCTCTATGACACAAAGAAGTCTAGGCTAGGATATGCACCCATGAAATGTGCTGATGTTTAG